One genomic window of Arachis hypogaea cultivar Tifrunner chromosome 8, arahy.Tifrunner.gnm2.J5K5, whole genome shotgun sequence includes the following:
- the LOC112707679 gene encoding uncharacterized protein, protein MGKKSKLKEHSGKEHCSSTLFVSNLPYSFSNSQLEETFSEIGPVRRCFMVTQKGSTQHRGFGYVQFAVEEDASRAIELKNGSSVGGRKIAVKHAMPRPSREERQSKPIQVGQTEDDPKSKNDDKDSKDSGEEKAVSISKAEEVQVSNKQRSSKRPMEMRKATLCSDIADDGGGSEKQRVARTVIFGSLINFDMAEDVHRQAKEIGTVCSIKYPLPRKDIELQGLLQDGCALDASAVLFTSVKSARAAVMALHKKEIKGGTVWARQLGGEGSKTQKWKLIVRNLPFKAGEKEIRDVFSSAGYVWDVFIPHKSDTGLSKGFGFVKFTCKQDAENAIQKFNGSKFAKRLIAVDWAVPKKIFSSDSNATEKEQETKDGDSSATEDDVEHIGDDNSSDDDDSDEENPSPMEKEGVPPEVDFDMEVDITRKVLNNLIASSTKRASAQNDSMLLKENEEPESESDEDVDNKGNNESEKVSGVSNPEISNISNLSNPKQTEDVDLQRTVFINNLPFDCDNEEVKERFSGFGEVEYFVPVLHQVTKRPRGTGFLKFKTTEAANDAIKASNAASGILLKGRPLKVLKALDKKSAHSKELEKAKNEVNDHRNLYLAKEGLILEGTPAAEGVSASDMLKRQQLEKKKKTKLQSPNFHVSRTRLIIYNVPKSMSEKELKKVCIDAVISRATKQKPVIRQIKFLKDAKKGGKVVHEHFSRGVAFVEFSEHQHALVALRVLNNNPETFGPEHRPIVEFALDNVQTLKLRKTRLQFQKQASRDDIEASENGVSSKNEVDTHVKDRKRKTRESGKPMNDLDRNGESGVTVANGNTPEGHKFKKQKGKKSRKAEELPEKENLDALAMKPKKNQDGRSRGRAQLEGQNPSIDTKKATSGNKVDVGSRKRKMQNEQGDQKVSKKRPKKNKQSVGKDAVDKLDMLIEQYRSKFSHKRSEGNDGDKKPSKQLRKWFDV, encoded by the exons TGCTGTCGAGGAAGATGCTAGCCGTGCTATTGAACTGAAGAATGGTTCATCTGTTGGCGGCCGGAAAATTGCAGTGAAGCATGCAATGCCACGTCCTTCCCGTGAAGAACGACAATCGAAACCAATTCAAG TTGGTCAGACAGAAGATGACCCAAAGTCGAAAAATGATGATAAAGACAGCAAAGATTCTGGAGAAGAAAAAGCTGTTTCAATTTCAAAGGCAGAAG AGGTACAagtttcaaataaacaaagaaGCTCAAAGAGGCCCATGGAAATGAGAAAAGCAACTCTTTGTAGTGATATAGCAGATGATGGAGGTGGCTCAGAAAAGCAGAG GGTCGCCAGAACTGTTATATTTGGTAGTCTCATAAATTTTGATATGGCTGAAGATGTTCACCGTCAAGCCAAAGAGATTGGCACTGTGTGTTCTATTAAGTACCCCCTTCCAAGGAAAGATATTGAACTGCAAG GTCTCCTGCAAGATGGCTGTGCTTTGGATGCTTCAGCTGTACTCTTTACAAGTGTAAAGTCAGCTCGAGCTGCTGTTATGGCATTACATAAAAAGGAGATCAAAGGGGGAACTGTTTGGGCACGGCAACTGGGTGGAGAG GGTTCCAAGACTCAGAAATGGAAGCTTATCGTCAGAAACCTTCCTTTCAAG GCTGGTGAAAAGGAAATAAGGGATGTGTTTTCCTCTGCAGGGTATGTGTGGGACGTATTTATTCCACACAAGTCAGATACAGG GCTATCCAAGGGTTTTGGATTTGTGAAATTCACCTGCAAGCAAGATGCGGAAAAT GCCATTCAAAAGTTTAATGGATCGAAATTCGCAAAACGGCTCATAGCTGTTGATTGGGCTGTTCCAAAAAAGATATTTAGTAGTGATTCAAATGCCACTGAAAAAG AACAAGAGACAAAAGATGGAGATAGTAGTGCCACTGAAGACGATGTTGAGCACATTGGTGATGATAACTCTAGTGATGACGATGATAGTGATGAAGAGAACCCTAGTCCCATGGAGAAGGAAGGTGTTCCTCCTGAAGTTGATTTTGATATGGAAGTAGACATTACTAGAAAGGTTCTTAACAACTTGATTGCATCCTCCACAAAAAGAGCATCAGCGCAGAATGATTCTATGTTgctcaaagaaaatgaagagcCAGAGTCAGAGTCAGACGAAGATGTAGATAATAAAGGAAATAATGAGTCAGAAAAAGTTTCAGGTGTTTCTAATCCTGAAATTTCCAACATAAGCAATTTATCAAATCCTAAGCAAACAGAAGATGTTGATTTGCAGCGAACAGTTTTCATAAATAATCTTCCTTTTGATTGTGATAATGAGGAAGTGAAGGAACGGTTCTCTGGATTTGGGGAAGTAGAATACTTTGTTCCAGTTTTACACCAAGTCACCAA ACGTCCAAGAGGAACTGGTTTTCTAAAGTTTAAAACCACAGAAGCAGCTAATGATGCAATTAAAGCATCAAATGCTGCTTCAGGTATTCTGCTGAAAGGTAGACCATTGAAAGTTTTGAAGGCTCTGGATAAGAAATCAGCCCATAGCAAGGAACTCGAGAAGGCAAAGAATGAGGTTAATGATCATCGCAATCTTTACCTGGCAAAG GAAGGACTCATTCTGGAGGGAACTCCAGCAGCTGAAGGGGTTTCGGCCAGTGATATGTTAAAACGCCAACA gttagaaaagaaaaagaagacaaaGCTTCAGTCaccaaattttcatgtttcaagaACAAGACTTATCATCTACAATGTACCGAAGTCAATGTCTGAAAAAGAACTAAAGAAAGTTTGCATTGATGCAGTCATCTCTAGAGCTACCAAGCAAAAACCTGTGATTCGGCAG ATAAAGTTCTTGAAAGATGCTAAGAAAGGAGGAAAGGTTGTCCATGAACATTTTTCACGTGGAGTTGCGTTTGTTGAATTTTCAGAGCATCAACATGCCCTTGTGGCTCTGAGAGTTCTAAACAATAATCCTG AAACTTTTGGTCCTGAACACCGGCCAATTGTGGAGTTCGCTCTTGATAATGTTCAAACACTGAAACTCCGGAAGACAAGGCTACAATTCCAAAAGCAAGCCTCTCGTGATGACATCGAAGCTAGTGAAAATGGCGTATCCAGCAAAAACGAAGTTGACACACATGTGAAGGACAGGAAACGGAAAACTCGGGAGAGTGGCAAACCAATGAATGATTTGGATAGAAATGGTGAATCAGGTGTTACAGTGGCAAATGGAAACACCCCAGAAGGACACAAATTCAAGAAACAGAAAGGCAAAAAAAGTAGAAAGGCTGAAGAATTACCAGAGAAAGAGAATTTGGATGCCTTGGCCATGAAACCAAAGAAAAACCAAGATGGCCGGAGCCGTGGTCGTGCACAACTTGAAGGTCAAAACCCTTCCATTGACACCAAGAAAGCAACATCAGGAAACAAGGTAGATGTTGgatcaagaaaaaggaagatgcaAAACGAACAAGGAGACCAAAAGGTTTCTAAGAAACGTCCAAAAAAGAATAAACAATCAGTTGGAAAAGACGCGGTAGACAAGCTTGACATGCTTATAGAACAATATAGATCGAAGTTCTCACACAAACGTTCCGAAGGGAATGACGGTGACAAAAAACCATCCAAACAGCTTAGAAAGTGGTTTGATGTATAA